A region of Geobacillus sp. 46C-IIa DNA encodes the following proteins:
- the bioB gene encoding biotin synthase BioB, whose protein sequence is MANWLSLAEQVIEGYELADEEALAMLDCPDEELLLLLQGAYRIRSTYYGNKVKLNMIINAKSGLCPENCGYCSQSAVSTAPVKTYKMIDKETLLRGAEEAHRLRIGTYCIVASGRGPSDKEVDAVVSAVKEIKERFGLKVCACLGLLKPEQAARLKEAGVDRYNHNINTSKQHHPHITTSHTYDDRVRTVETVKEAGLSPCSGVIIGMKETRQDVVNMARSLRALDADSIPVNFLHAIDGTPLAGTNELNPRYCLKVLALFRYMNPTKEIRIAGGREVNLRSLQPLGLYVANSIFVGDYLTTAGQEKSADYRMLEDLGFEIEFAPAPQAGAV, encoded by the coding sequence ATGGCCAACTGGTTGTCGTTAGCCGAACAAGTGATTGAAGGGTACGAACTGGCTGATGAAGAGGCGTTGGCGATGCTCGACTGTCCGGACGAGGAGTTGCTCCTTCTTTTGCAAGGGGCATACCGGATCCGCTCAACTTATTATGGCAATAAGGTGAAATTGAACATGATCATTAACGCCAAATCCGGCCTTTGCCCGGAAAACTGCGGCTACTGTTCGCAGTCCGCCGTGTCGACGGCACCAGTGAAGACGTATAAAATGATCGATAAAGAGACGCTGTTGCGCGGGGCCGAAGAAGCGCACCGTTTGCGCATCGGAACGTATTGCATCGTCGCGAGCGGCCGCGGGCCGAGCGATAAGGAAGTAGACGCGGTCGTTTCCGCTGTCAAAGAAATTAAGGAACGGTTCGGGCTGAAAGTGTGCGCCTGCCTTGGGTTGCTAAAACCGGAGCAAGCTGCGCGGCTGAAAGAGGCGGGGGTGGACCGCTACAATCATAATATTAACACGTCGAAACAACACCATCCGCATATTACGACGTCCCATACATATGATGATCGGGTGCGGACGGTCGAAACGGTGAAGGAAGCGGGGCTTTCGCCGTGCTCGGGCGTCATTATCGGCATGAAAGAAACGAGGCAGGATGTTGTCAATATGGCGCGCAGCCTGCGGGCGCTCGATGCCGATTCGATTCCCGTCAACTTTTTGCATGCGATCGACGGGACGCCGCTCGCCGGAACGAATGAATTGAATCCGCGCTATTGCTTAAAAGTATTGGCGCTGTTCCGTTATATGAACCCGACAAAAGAAATTCGCATCGCCGGCGGACGAGAAGTGAATTTGCGCTCGCTTCAGCCGCTCGGGTTGTATGTTGCCAACTCCATTTTCGTCGGCGATTATTTAACAACTGCCGGGCAGGAAAAGTCGGCCGATTACAGGATGCTCGAAGACCTTGGGTTTGAGATCGAGTTTGCTCCGGCGCCGCAAGCCGGCGCTGTATAA